The window ATCAGCCGGATCTGTTCGAGGTCCCGCTCGGAGCAGACCCCGTCCGATGGTGACGAGGGCTGAGACTTCCCCGGGGAAGCGGTTCACATAGTCCAGGCTGTCGATTCCCGCCAGGGAGTGGGCTATCAGGGCGTAGGAATCGTCCACACCCGGCGTCGAGAGTGTGGCATGCAGTTCGGTGGAGATGTTCTTCACGGTGCGGTGCGGTGCAGTGCGTGACATCCAGGTCGCTGTCGCCATATCCGGACCGTTAGATCACGAGAACGGTGGAAGCGTCGTCGAGCCCGCTTATCAGGGGTGTGACGTCCGGTACCGGCGAGGCGGTGTCGTCACCGCTGAGCAGCACCACGATCTGTTTGCCCTGCCCTGTCACGGATCCGTTGACCTGGCCCCCGTCTCTGCCGATCCTCTCGTTATACGGGTGCAGCAGATTCCTTACGATGCTTCCACGGGCGGTGCCAACGGCATCCGGTTTCGGCCGCCGTCGGCGGGCACCCGGGCAGGGCCCGAGCCGGCACGTCAGCGTCCCCGGCTAAGCGGGGTGTTCTCCAGGGAGCGGGCGGACGAGCGAAGCAGGAAAGCGAAGACCATGAGCAGTGCCCCGGTGAACCATCCGCCGACGGTGGACGGGACGGGCAGCCCAGACAGGAGGAGGACGCCTGGTACCACCAGTGCTGCGGACAGGACGGCGAACAGGCGCATGCCGTAGAGGAAGACGAAGGGGAGGTAGTGCGCCCCGACGATGACCATGCCAGCTGGAAAGAACAGGTCAGTGCGTCCGTCGAGCATGGCCACGATCACGAAAAAGCCGATCGGTACCGTGAACGCTATCTGCATCGCCAGGGGTGCCATCGGGTGCCCGGCCGGCAACGACGAGGGCCGTCCGGAAAGCCGAATGACGAGTGTCGTCAGCGGGTAGATCAGCATTCCACCGAAGAACAGTGCGCCGACAGCGGCCGGTGGAGAGAACCATGTGGCCGCCGCGGCGGCCACAAGCCACACCGCCCCGGACACCAGCTGACCGTAGAATCCGCCCGCATAGACGCGCCGCACATCGCGTTGGGCTGCGGCGATCGACACCTATCCGGCCCTGCCCGTCAGGGCGGATTCCACTGGGACCAGGTCGGTGTGCGCGATAGACCCGCAGGCCATCCTGACCCTGTCAATGTGCACGCGCGCTTCGACCATGATTCTTCCCCCGGATTCGGCCGTGGCGGCCGTTGGCCCCACTCTAGACCCCATGAGGTGTGGTGGCTCCGATGCAGGGCTGCAACCACAGGCACTGCAGCTGTGAGGGCCATACCGCCGGCGTGGAACCCGAGGACGCCTGACGCGGTGGCGTGCAGGGGTGGCGTCCTCCCTGGTTGGAGCAGGGGCGGGGTTCCTACTACTCCTGCTATTGACTGACGATGCTCGGTGGTGCTCCAGCTTCATGCCACCTTGAGGGCCGGGGCGCTGACCGCAGGGCCGGTCGTGGCGAGGCGATTGCGCAAGAACAGAATGTAGGGGATCATCACGGCCGCGATGATTCCTACCGTCACGGAGTCCCCGACCACGGAGTGCGCGGTAATCGTGCCGCTGATGTTGAACAGGATGTGGAAGGCAACGCCGGGCATGATGCTCCCGGTGAGCGCCACGCAGTATGCCAGGGCAATGCCGATGAGCACTGCCGCGACCACCTGCAGGGCCTGGTCAGTGGGCGAGTATCCCCGCAGGAGGTTAACGATGTGCCCCAGGCCGAAGGTGACTCCTGAAATGATGATCGCGCGGGTGAAGCTGCCGCGCGTCCGCAGCGCCTGGAGCAGGAAACCGCGGAAGAGGAGCTCCTCAATGAAACCCACGGCCGCCATCAAAAGAATCGCGAAGACGATGGCTTCCAGGTCAAGTCCGGGCGCGAATCC is drawn from Micrococcaceae bacterium Sec5.8 and contains these coding sequences:
- a CDS encoding CPBP family intramembrane glutamic endopeptidase, whose protein sequence is MRKLKDTKPIGHALIWIAIYLVAVNIGDIIGEALGFPGLTGIVLIILSIVLIIYLRVGGRLTFYGVCPVQPGTLPPTLFYLPLFAIAFLAYTKGFAPGLDLEAIVFAILLMAAVGFIEELLFRGFLLQALRTRGSFTRAIIISGVTFGLGHIVNLLRGYSPTDQALQVVAAVLIGIALAYCVALTGSIMPGVAFHILFNISGTITAHSVVGDSVTVGIIAAVMIPYILFLRNRLATTGPAVSAPALKVA